A portion of the Chryseobacterium tructae genome contains these proteins:
- a CDS encoding DUF6443 domain-containing protein, with product MYTRTYLEEKSQSDPAAKQAQTVQYFDGLGRPKQVVNVKASPQGKDVVMHFEYDQFGRQVKDYLPIPQSGTQNGAIISNPLSNVTTSYGSEKIYSEKVLEKSPLDRILQQVQPGNDWANKPVGFSYEANLANEVYQYTTKTIWENGATKSELSVSPATTYAPGTLYKNTVTDEDGNPTVEFKNGRGQTLMVRKVNSTENADTYYVYNEYDQLAFVIPPKAVNKGTGEPLLNALCYQYRYDSRNRLVEKKLPGKGWEFMVYDKADRLILTQDAVMAPKGKWLLTKYDVFGRVIYTGVLASTAKRAVLQDLIKDLVITEPRSTQGFTRNGMTIYYVNNYFMVDTETILSINYYDTYPGYNFNPPFPSTIQGEATLTETLSSEGRSTKGLPVMSLVKNIEDDNWTKNYTYYDTKGRAIGTYAINHLGGYTKTESKLDFAGVAQQVITRHKRLDTDTERVITESFEYDHQNRLLVHKHQVDSNPVEILTQNTYNEISQLASKKVGGVSVGSPLQQIDYKYNIRGWMTKINDPANLNGKLFGYELRYNNPVNTQSTGKYNGNVAEIDWNNGSENLLKRYNYEYDNINRLTNAFYKEPTTGVSGNFDEYLTYDLNGNINTLKRRAVPISGLTSTLVDDLVYQYTGTVWIKWLRML from the coding sequence GTGTATACCAGAACCTATCTGGAGGAGAAGAGCCAGAGTGATCCTGCGGCTAAACAAGCTCAGACTGTTCAGTATTTTGATGGCTTGGGAAGACCTAAGCAGGTGGTAAATGTAAAAGCATCTCCCCAAGGAAAAGATGTGGTTATGCATTTCGAATATGATCAGTTTGGGAGGCAGGTCAAAGACTATTTACCCATTCCTCAGTCAGGAACTCAGAACGGTGCTATTATTTCTAATCCTTTATCTAATGTTACAACCTCTTATGGCTCAGAAAAGATCTATTCTGAGAAAGTATTGGAAAAATCTCCCTTGGACAGAATCTTGCAACAGGTTCAGCCAGGTAACGACTGGGCAAATAAGCCTGTAGGATTTTCATATGAAGCCAATCTGGCCAATGAAGTATACCAATATACAACCAAGACAATATGGGAAAACGGAGCTACAAAAAGCGAGCTAAGTGTATCTCCTGCTACAACTTATGCTCCCGGAACATTGTATAAAAATACTGTGACAGATGAAGACGGAAATCCAACGGTAGAATTTAAGAATGGAAGAGGGCAGACTCTGATGGTAAGGAAGGTGAATTCTACTGAAAATGCAGATACTTATTATGTGTATAATGAATATGACCAGTTAGCCTTTGTAATTCCGCCCAAAGCAGTAAACAAGGGAACGGGTGAGCCTTTGCTTAACGCCCTTTGTTATCAGTATCGTTATGATAGCAGAAATCGTCTGGTAGAAAAGAAACTTCCCGGTAAAGGCTGGGAGTTTATGGTGTATGATAAAGCTGATAGACTGATTTTGACACAGGATGCCGTAATGGCACCCAAAGGTAAATGGCTTCTCACAAAGTATGATGTTTTTGGAAGAGTAATTTATACAGGAGTTCTCGCATCTACTGCCAAAAGAGCTGTTTTACAAGATCTGATTAAAGACTTAGTGATCACAGAGCCTCGCAGTACCCAGGGATTTACCAGAAATGGAATGACGATTTATTATGTCAATAATTATTTCATGGTAGATACAGAAACCATTCTAAGTATCAATTATTATGACACTTATCCCGGTTATAATTTTAATCCTCCATTTCCATCCACCATTCAGGGAGAAGCTACTTTAACAGAAACATTGTCTTCAGAAGGCAGAAGCACCAAAGGACTTCCTGTAATGAGCCTGGTAAAGAATATTGAAGATGACAACTGGACGAAGAATTATACCTATTATGATACCAAAGGAAGAGCGATTGGAACGTATGCTATCAATCATTTGGGTGGGTATACGAAGACAGAATCTAAACTGGATTTTGCGGGAGTAGCTCAGCAGGTCATCACCCGACATAAGAGATTAGATACCGATACAGAAAGAGTGATCACAGAGAGTTTTGAGTATGATCACCAGAACAGGCTTTTGGTTCATAAACATCAGGTAGACTCTAATCCTGTGGAAATCCTTACCCAGAATACCTATAATGAAATTTCGCAACTGGCTTCTAAGAAAGTCGGTGGAGTTTCTGTAGGCTCGCCACTTCAGCAAATTGATTATAAATACAATATCCGAGGCTGGATGACCAAGATTAATGATCCTGCTAATCTGAATGGGAAACTTTTTGGGTATGAATTAAGATATAATAATCCTGTCAACACTCAGTCTACCGGGAAATACAACGGTAATGTTGCAGAAATAGACTGGAACAATGGATCAGAGAATTTGTTGAAACGTTACAATTATGAATATGACAACATTAACAGACTGACCAATGCTTTCTATAAAGAACCCACCACAGGTGTTAGTGGGAATTTTGATGAATATCTTACCTATGATCTTAACGGGAATATAAACACCCTAAAAAGAAGAGCTGTTCCCATATCCGGGCTAACCTCTACCTTAGTAGATGATCTTGTTTATCAATATACCGGAACCGTCTGGATAAAGTGGTTGAGAATGCTATGA